The Acidobacteriota bacterium genomic sequence GCGCAGGTGGTGCGACCTTTGTTGGTTGACACCATCTTCACATTCGAGCCATCAATGTTCATGGTGTAAATCTGGTCGCATTCATGCCCTTCGCGGGTTGATTGAAAGATGAGCTTTTTGCCGTCGGCTGAAAAATAGGCTTCGGCATTTTCGCCGCCAAAGGTTAATTGCCGAACATTCTTGAAGTGTTTTTCACCCGGCAGCACTAATGAATCCCCGGTTGCCGTTGAAGCATTCATCGGTTGCGGTTGCAACGAAAAGGTAATGAGCGTAAACAACATGATAGAGAAAGCCAGAAAGTATCTCATTCATTATCTCCACAAAAATTTGAATTGAATTTTTAAGAACTAAGATGATAGCGATTTGTTGGCGAAAAACGAAATGTTCTATTGATTTATTGCCGCACTCGATTGATGAAGTTTTGCGGCAAGCTTGATGGCTTCGACGAGGCTGCCGGGTTCGGCAATGCCGCGACCGGCAATATCAAAAGCCGTGCCGTGGTCTACCGAGGTGCGAATAATCGGCAATCCGAGCGTCACGTTGACCGCTTCGCCAAATGCCAGACATTTGACGGGAATCAACCCCTGGTCGTGATAACAGGCAATCACGGTGTCAAATTCACCGCGCGCCGCGCGCACAAAAATCGTATCCGCCGGATAAGCGCCGCTAACCTCTATGCCGCGCTGCCTGCATTGCGCAATTGCCGGATTGATTTCGCGAATCTCTTCATTCCCGAAAAGCCCGTGTTCACCGGCGTGTGGATTGAGTCCACAAACCGCGATGCGTGGTTGAGCAATGCCAAAGCGTTGCATTTCGCTATACGTGAGTTCGATGACATCGACCACCCGTTCTCTATTTATTGCTTGAATGGCATCGGCTAAACTCAGATGAATGGTGAGCAACACGACGCGCAAATCGCCTGCAAAAAAACACATCAACGAACGGGTCGCGCCGCAAAGTGCAGTGAGCATTTCCGTATGTCCGGGGAAGGGGACGCCTGCGAGTTTCAGCGCCTCTTTATTGATTGGCGCAGTCGCCATCGCGTCAAGCTGTTTATCGAGATAGAGTCGGACAGCCGTTTCGATAAAGCTTGCAGCGGCGCGTCCTGCCGTTGCAGACAATCTACCGTATTCGATGTGCGCGCAAATTTCACCGACATCGAAAATGACGACGGTATCGGTAGTTGCAGCAAGGGTTGCGGCGTCTTTAGCGATTGGATAATTGCAAGGCAGGTTGAGCAGGCGAGCCTGTCTTT encodes the following:
- the pdxA gene encoding 4-hydroxythreonine-4-phosphate dehydrogenase PdxA; protein product: MTKTPESPNQPRVGITIGDPAGIGIEIVLKAVASAEVRSVCQSVIIADAGELQRQARLLNLPCNYPIAKDAATLAATTDTVVIFDVGEICAHIEYGRLSATAGRAAASFIETAVRLYLDKQLDAMATAPINKEALKLAGVPFPGHTEMLTALCGATRSLMCFFAGDLRVVLLTIHLSLADAIQAINRERVVDVIELTYSEMQRFGIAQPRIAVCGLNPHAGEHGLFGNEEIREINPAIAQCRQRGIEVSGAYPADTIFVRAARGEFDTVIACYHDQGLIPVKCLAFGEAVNVTLGLPIIRTSVDHGTAFDIAGRGIAEPGSLVEAIKLAAKLHQSSAAINQ